The following coding sequences are from one Mugil cephalus isolate CIBA_MC_2020 chromosome 9, CIBA_Mcephalus_1.1, whole genome shotgun sequence window:
- the LOC125013907 gene encoding ras-related protein Rap-2b: MREYKVVVLGSGGVGKSALTVQFVTGSFIEKYDPTIEDFYRKEIEVDSSPSVLEILDTAGTEQFASMRDLYIKNGQGFILVYSLVNQQSFQDIKPMRDQIIRVKRNERVPMILVGNKVDLAGEREVSSGEGKALADEWKCPFMETSAKNKSSVDELFAEIVRQMNYALTPNGDDQCCSSCVIL; encoded by the coding sequence ATGAGGGAGTACAAAGTAGTGGTTCTCGGGTCCGGGGGGGTCGGTAAATCCGCACTAACCGTTCAGTTCGTGACGGGATCCTTCATAGAGAAATACGACCCCACGATAGAGGATTTCTACAGGAAGGAGATCGAGGTGGACTCCTCTCCGTCCGTCCTGGAGATCCTGGACACGGCGGGCACGGAGCAGTTCGCCTCCATGCGAGACCTGTACATCAAAAACGGGCAGGGCTTCATCCTGGTCTACAGCCTGGTGAACCAGCAGAGCTTCCAGGACATCAAGCCGATGAGGGATCAGATCATTCGGGTGAAAAGGAACGAGAGGGTGCCGATGATTCTGGTCGGAAACAAAGTGGACCTGGCCGGGGAGAGGGAGGTCTCGTCCGGCGAGGGGAAGGCACTGGCGGACGAGTGGAAATGCCCGTTCATGGAAACTTCagccaaaaataaaagctcggtGGACGAACTGTTTGCAGAGATAGTCCGACAAATGAACTATGCCTTAACACCAAATGGCGACGACCAGTGCTGCTCATCGTGTGTTATTCTTTAA